A single genomic interval of Nonomuraea rubra harbors:
- a CDS encoding WD40/YVTN/BNR-like repeat-containing protein — protein sequence MSDAVVAIGTRKGLFLARSADGGPFQVEPIQFSTVAIPSVAIDTRGTTPRLLAGIEYGHFGPSVMYSDDLGATWQEAERPPIAFPEKTGATLTRVWQLTPSPSEPGVVWAGVEPAALFRSEDRGVTYELVEGLWEHPHREQWQPGGGGLCLHTIVNHPTDPERMAVAVSAAGFYRSTDGGLSWEAANKNIRAPFMPEGQQYPEFGQCVHKVSMHPSRPERLYLQHHFGVYRSDDFGGSWHDIGSPLPSDFGFPIVVHPSRPDTIYVLPLTADVDRTPVGHRYQPHRSDDAGRTWQAFSKGLPEGPVHATVLRDAMTASEAGVFFGTRDGEVYGSRDDGETWSLVASHLPDVLTVRAAVL from the coding sequence CAGGTCGAGCCGATCCAGTTCTCCACGGTCGCGATCCCCTCGGTCGCGATCGACACGCGCGGCACGACACCCCGGCTGCTGGCCGGCATCGAGTACGGCCACTTCGGGCCGTCCGTCATGTACTCCGACGACCTCGGCGCGACCTGGCAGGAGGCCGAGCGGCCGCCGATCGCGTTCCCCGAGAAGACCGGGGCGACGCTGACCAGGGTCTGGCAGCTCACGCCGTCGCCGTCGGAGCCCGGCGTGGTGTGGGCGGGCGTCGAGCCGGCCGCGCTGTTCCGTTCCGAGGATCGCGGAGTCACCTACGAGCTCGTCGAGGGGCTCTGGGAGCACCCGCACCGCGAGCAGTGGCAGCCGGGCGGCGGCGGCCTGTGCCTGCACACGATCGTCAACCACCCCACCGACCCCGAGCGGATGGCGGTCGCGGTGTCGGCCGCCGGCTTCTACCGCAGCACCGACGGCGGGCTGTCGTGGGAGGCCGCCAACAAGAACATCCGGGCCCCGTTCATGCCGGAGGGGCAGCAGTACCCGGAGTTCGGGCAGTGCGTGCACAAGGTGTCCATGCACCCGTCCCGGCCGGAGCGGCTCTACCTGCAGCACCACTTCGGCGTCTACCGCAGCGACGACTTCGGCGGGAGCTGGCACGACATCGGCTCGCCGCTGCCGTCGGACTTCGGGTTCCCGATCGTGGTGCATCCGTCGCGGCCCGACACGATCTACGTGCTGCCGCTGACGGCCGACGTCGACCGCACGCCGGTCGGCCACCGCTACCAGCCCCACCGCAGCGACGACGCGGGCAGGACCTGGCAGGCGTTCTCGAAGGGGCTGCCCGAGGGGCCGGTGCACGCGACCGTGCTGCGTGACGCGATGACCGCGTCGGAGGCGGGGGTGTTCTTCGGCACCCGCGACGGCGAGGTCTACGGCTCGCGCGACGACGGCGAGACCTGGTCGCTGGTCGCCTCCCATCTGCCCGACGTGCTGACCGTCCGCGCGGCGGTGCTCTAG
- a CDS encoding molybdopterin synthase sulfur carrier subunit: MVSTPVTMVVFVLPASLRRWVSGRTEVKVFAVGADRDSPPTLGSALDRLRRSHPMLEERLRDEYGRIRRHISMIVCGENAQGIGGLDCALPPGAEVYVLPALA, translated from the coding sequence ATGGTGTCCACACCGGTGACGATGGTGGTGTTCGTGCTGCCCGCCTCGCTGCGCAGGTGGGTGAGCGGGCGCACGGAGGTCAAGGTCTTCGCCGTCGGCGCCGACCGCGACTCGCCGCCCACCCTGGGCTCGGCGCTGGATAGGCTGCGGCGTTCGCATCCGATGCTGGAGGAGCGGCTGCGCGACGAGTACGGGCGCATCCGCAGGCACATCAGCATGATCGTGTGCGGGGAGAACGCCCAGGGCATCGGCGGGCTCGACTGCGCGCTGCCGCCGGGCGCCGAGGTGTACGTGCTCCCCGCACTCGCCTAA
- the thyX gene encoding FAD-dependent thymidylate synthase, translating to MRTVEPEVFIVARPTLDYDELARYLREVGGESWLERLDRGDLDAQNLAEFAGRLCYRSFEPGLNPNVVRIRENQDDYLRNILASAHGSVLEHVSFSFVLHNVSRVLTHELVRHRPGVAISQESLRFVRLDELPFWFPEWAQADEELMKRATAVLEQLEQFQLWMAGHFGLDEEGVPFSEKKHRTSFMRRFAPEGLATGLVWTANVRTLRHTIEARTAAGAEEEIRMLFQRIGELMRQEAPALFGDYTVEDGAWIPGWRKV from the coding sequence ATGCGCACAGTCGAACCCGAGGTCTTCATCGTCGCCCGTCCGACCCTGGACTACGACGAGCTGGCCCGCTACCTGCGCGAGGTCGGTGGCGAGAGCTGGCTGGAGCGGCTCGACCGCGGCGACCTCGACGCCCAGAACCTCGCCGAGTTCGCCGGCCGGCTCTGCTACCGCTCCTTCGAGCCCGGCCTCAACCCCAACGTGGTCAGGATCAGGGAGAACCAGGACGACTACCTCCGCAACATCCTGGCCAGCGCGCACGGGTCGGTCCTGGAGCACGTCAGCTTCAGCTTCGTGCTGCACAACGTCAGCCGGGTCCTGACGCACGAGCTGGTCCGGCACCGCCCGGGCGTGGCCATCTCGCAGGAGTCGCTGCGCTTCGTCCGGCTCGACGAGCTGCCGTTCTGGTTCCCCGAGTGGGCGCAGGCCGACGAGGAGCTGATGAAGCGGGCCACGGCCGTGCTGGAGCAGCTCGAGCAGTTCCAGCTCTGGATGGCCGGGCACTTCGGGCTCGACGAGGAGGGCGTGCCGTTCTCCGAGAAGAAGCACCGTACCTCGTTCATGCGCAGGTTCGCCCCCGAGGGCCTGGCGACCGGGCTGGTGTGGACCGCGAACGTGCGCACGCTGCGGCACACGATCGAGGCCCGCACCGCCGCCGGCGCGGAGGAGGAGATCCGCATGCTGTTCCAGCGCATCGGCGAGCTGATGCGCCAGGAGGCCCCCGCCCTCTTCGGCGACTACACCGTCGAGGACGGGGCCTGGATCCCGGGCTGGCGCAAGGTGTGA